Proteins co-encoded in one Corylus avellana chromosome ca9, CavTom2PMs-1.0 genomic window:
- the LOC132161596 gene encoding BEL1-like homeodomain protein 9: MAEGFEPYHVPQQSRRDKLRVVSGVVETTTANLQGCAGLLPLYDPTSLLSSDLLTGHQFHPGEACKANQSVKEESVNLMGFVGGMMNGGGSSSSSASQNPYLDHHHHHHHNQHSLPINPTSIQDINCNPFLFAPRSLHSLRDFDQSYNGGGGGGGGDVVLFKPEPLSLSLSSHAAHQSNLPLELNLQRYGSGGGGYVNIPGIVGGSASASNDVVSRSSVPLGPFTGYASVLKGSRFLKPAQQLLEEFCDVAGRGIYAEKMAADSALMDSPLESLSASGIVDDPLTCGDGGEIRRKKSRLISMLDEVYRRYKQYYQQMQAVVASFEYVAGLGNAAPYANLAIKSMSKHFRCLKNAITDQLQFTNKGEGQATHGKDEAPRFGNADRGLYCQRPVHGSGFLEHQPVWRPQRGLPERAVTVLRAWLFEHFLHPYPTDTDKLMLAKQTGLSRSQVSNWFINARVRLWKPMVEEIHMLETRQAQKGLQRDDRSANRSSDHLTSANSLVSDNPSTSTHRIQDAPSKRTRNELADIPVGNEEPQNFSYNFSSHPHLGVGVSMAGGGNSGVSLTLGLHQNNGIGLSEPFPINAAQRFGLGLDTNGEGYVMGGFESHNRHFGRDVIGGQLLHDFVG, translated from the exons ATGGCGGAGGGTTTCGAGCCCTACCATGTTCCACAACAAAGCAGAAGAGATAAGCTGAGAGTGGTCTCCGGCGTGGTGGAAACCACCACAGCAAACCTCCAAGGCTGCGCGGGATTGCTTCCTCTCTACGATCCCACCTCGCTTCTCTCCTCCGATTTGCTTACCGGACACCAGTTTCACCCCGGTGAAGCTTGCAAAGCCAACCAGAGTGTGAAAGAAGAAAGCGTGAATCTGATGGGGTTCGTTGGAGGTATGATGAACGGTGGAGGCTCGTCTTCTTCCTCGGCTTCTCAAAATCCTTActtggatcatcatcatcatcatcatcataaccaACACTCTTTGCCTATAAATCCGACCTCTATCCAAGACATTAACTGTAACCCTTTTCTCTTTGCCCCTCGAAGCCTTCACAGCCTTCGAGATTTCGATCAGAGTTATAatggcggtggtggtggtggtgggggtgACGTCGTGTTGTTTAAGCCGGAACcgctctctctatctctctcctcCCACGCTGCCCACCAAAGCAATCTTCCGCTGGAGCTGAACCTTCAACGTTACGGCTCTGGCGGTGGTGGGTATGTGAATATTCCAGGCATTGTTGGTGGGAGTGCCTCCGCCTCCAACGACGTCGTCTCGCGGAGCTCCGTCCCGCTCGGTCCCTTCACCGGCTACGCTTCGGTTCTCAAGGGATCCAGGTTCTTGAAGCCCGCTCAACAGTTGCTGGAGGAGTTCTGCGATGTCGCCGGTCGTGGAATTTACGCCGAAAAGATGGCCGCGGATTCCGCTCTCATGGACTCTCCCTTGGAGAGCCTCAGTGCAAGTGGAATTGTCGACGATCCGCTTACTTGTGGGGACGGCGGCGAGATTCGGAGAAAGAAGTCCAGGCTCATTTCTATGCTTgatgag GTTTACAGGAGGTACAAGCAATACTATCAACAGATGCAGGCAGTAGTAGCATCATTTGAGTATGTTGCTGGGCTAGGCAATGCTGCTCCCTATGCAAACTTGGCTATAAAATCTATGTCTAAGCATTTCAGGTGCTTGAAGAATGCGATTACTGACCAGCTTCAGTTCACCAATAAGGGTGAGGGTCAGGCAACCCATGGGAAAGATGAAGCTCCAAGGTTTGGGAATGCTGATAGGGGTCTTTATTGCCAGAGACCTGTACATGGTTCCGGATTCCTTGAGCACCAACCTGTTTGGCGACCCCAAAGGGGGCTTCCTGAACGTGCTGTAACCGTTCTCAGGGCATGGTTGTTTGAACACTTTCTGCATCC TTATCCTACGGATACAGACAAGCTGATGTTGGCTAAACAAACTGGTCTGTCACGGAGCCAG GTTTCTAATTGGTTTATCAATGCAAGAGTGAGGCTTTGGAAGCCAATGGTGGAAGAAATACACATGCTAGAAACACGGCAAGCCCAAAAAGGTCTACAAAGGGATGACCGAAGTGCAAACCGGTCAAGTGATCATTTAACTTCAGCAAACTCTCTTGTATCCGACAACCCGTCCACCTCCACCCATAGGATTCAAGACGCCCCATCAAAACGCACTAGAAATGAACTTGCTGATATACCTGTGGGGAATGAGGAACCACAAAACTTTTCTTACAACTTCTCAAGTCATCCTCATTTGGGGGTAGGTGTGAGCATGGCAGGTGGTGGTAATAGTGGGGTTTCTTTAACATTGG
- the LOC132161607 gene encoding aldehyde oxidase GLOX-like, whose product MVSVLFLFVLTLMIAQLTRAELPGTWELLVPNAGIASMHTAVTRYNTVVLLDRTNIGPSRRMLPRGHCRNDPNDVALKRDCYAHSVVLDLKTNEIRPLMILTDTWCSAGQFLPDGTLLQTGGDLDGLRKIRKFQPCEADGLCNWVELKDVELVNGRWYATNQILPDGSVAIVGGRATNTIEYYPPRKNGPVLFPFLAEVEDKQMDNLYPYVHLLPNGHLFIFANNKAVLYDYEANKIVRDYPPLDGGPRNYPSAGSSAMLALQGDFSTAVIVVCGGAQFGAFIEKSTDTPAHGSCGRIVATAPDPVWEMEDMPFGRVMGDMVMLPTGEVLIINGAQAGTQGFEMASNPCLYPLLYRPDQPLGLRFMTLNPGTVPRMYHSTANLLPDGRVLLAGSNPHIFYKFKAEFPTELRIEAFSPEYLSLDRANIRPMIEGIPEIVRFGEGFDVSVSVSLPVVGIVEVNMGSAPFATHSFSQGQRLVKLAVTSAIPDGDHRYKIRCTAPPSGMVAPPGYYMVFAVNQGVPSVARWVQLVA is encoded by the coding sequence ATGGTTTCGGTTCTCTTCCTCTTCGTTTTGACGCTCATGATCGCCCAGCTTACACGTGCTGAACTCCCGGGCACGTGGGAGCTCCTGGTGCCCAACGCAGGCATAGCCTCCATGCACACGGCCGTGACGCGCTACAACACAGTGGTCCTCCTCGACCGCACCAACATCGGGCCCTCCCGCAGAATGCTCCCCAGGGGCCACTGCCGGAACGACCCAAACGACGTCGCTCTCAAGCGCGACTGCTACGCCCACTCCGTCGTGCTCGACCTGAAGACCAACGAAATCCGGCCGTTGATGATTCTCACTGATACGTGGTGCTCCGCCGGCCAGTTCCTCCCGGATGGCACTCTGTTGCAGACGGGCGGTGACTTGGATGGGTTGAGGAAGATCCGAAAGTTCCAACCGTGTGAGGCAGACGGGTTGTGCAACTGGGTCGAGCTGAAAGACGTGGAGTTGGTGAACGGCCGGTGGTACGCTACGAACCAGATATTGCCGGACGGTTCGGTGGCTATTGTCGGTGGGAGAGCAACTAACACGATCGAGTATTATCCGCCAAGGAAAAACGGTCCCGTTTTGTTTCCGTTTCTTGCAGAAGTGGAGGATAAGCAGATGGACAATTTGTACCCTTACGTTCATCTCCTCCCCAACGGTCACCTTTTCATCTTCGCCAACAACAAAGCCGTGTTGTACGATTACGAGGCTAACAAGATAGTCAGAGATTATCCACCGTTAGATGGTGGCCCGCGAAACTACCCATCGGCCGGATCATCCGCTATGCTGGCCCTGCAGGGGGACTTCTCCACGGCCGTGATTGTGGTGTGCGGTGGGGCGCAGTTCGGCGCGTTTATCGAGAAGAGTACGGACACCCCCGCGCACGGTAGCTGCGGCCGCATTGTAGCGACTGCACCCGACCCGGTTTGGGAAATGGAGGACATGCCATTCGGGCGGGTAATGGGGGACATGGTCATGCTCCCAACCGGCGAGGTTTTAATTATCAATGGGGCCCAGGCTGGGACACAGGGCTTTGAGATGGCCTCCAACCCGTGTCTCTACCCGCTTCTTTATCGACCCGATCAACCACTTGGGTTACGTTTCATGACTTTGAACCCGGGTACCGTGCCCCGAATGTACCACTCCACCGCAAACCTATTGCCTGACGGGCGGGTATTACTCGCGGGAAGCAACCCGcacattttttacaaattcaaagcTGAATTCCCCACTGAGTTGCGAATTGAAGCGTTCTCGCCAGAGTACTTGTCATTGGACCGGGCAAATATCCGACCCATGATCGAGGGGATTCCCGAAATAGTGCGTTTCGGGGAGGGCTTTGATGTATCGGTATCGGTCTCGTTGCCCGTTGTGGGGATTGTGGAGGTCAATATGGGAAGCGCGCCTTTTGCAACGCATTCATTTTCGCAAGGTCAACGGTTGGTCAAACTAGCGGTTACTAGCGCCATTCCTGACGGTGATCACCGTTACAAAATCCGGTGTACGGCACCGCCAAGCGGGATGGTTGCTCCTCCAGGTTATTACATGGTGTTCGCTGTCAACCAGGGCGTGCCAAGTGTCGCCCGTTGGGTCCAGCTTGTGGCCTAA